In Defluviimonas aquaemixtae, the sequence GCCATCGGTCTTTGCGTGAGCGCGTGAACGGAATAGTCTGCTCCAGCCTCATCGCTGAAAGGCTCGTACCAGATCGGCAGCGGGTCCATCCTCCGCTTCAGCCGTTCACGCAGGTGATCGGGCGGTTGTCGCTCGCCGTGCCCCTCGGCAGCCAGCCGAAACTTCTGCAGTGGCTCGGACCAGAGCGAGAAGAGATAGGGCTGCGGCTTGTCGTAGAACCCCATCGAGACGGCCCAGTCCTGGTAGGCGGCGTTCCAGGGCTTGAAGAAGGTGGCCTCGTCCGGGATATGTTCCACGCAGAACCCGCCATTGTCGATGTAACGCCGAAGCTGGTCCGGGTTCGGCGCGCCGCGCCCGGTCTGGTCACCAGTGCCGCGCCAGCCCATCAGCGGGCCGACGCCTGGGCGGCGCTCATGTTTGACCATGTAATCGGCGTAGTCCCGGTACTTTGCGCGGCCTTCCTCGTCCACGAACCCGGGCAGTTGCAGCCGGTTTGCAAGCTCGACCAGAACCGACTGAAAGCCCCGCACCTCCCGATCCGGTTCCACCACCGGCCAGCGGATGGCGTCGGCCGCCGCCTCGGCCTCGCAGATCGGCCGGTCAAGAAGCGAGATGCAGTCGTGGCGTTCCAGATAGGTGGTATCGGGCAGGATCAGGTCGGCGTAGGTCACCATTTCCGAAGCGTAGGCGTCGGAATAGATGATGCGGGGGACCTTGTATTCGCCGTTTTCGTCCGTGTCGGTCAGCATCTTCATGACCGCGCCAGTGTTCATGGACGAGTTCCAGGACATGTTCGCCATGTAGAGCAGGAGCGTATCGATCTTGTAGGGATCGCCTGCGTGGGCGTTCGGGATGACCATATGCATGAGCCCGTGCACCGAAAGCGGGTTCTCCCAAGTGAAACCCTTGTCGATGCGGGCCGGGCTGCCGTCCTCTTTCAGCGCGAGATGCTCAGGCCCCTGAACGAAGCCCAGATGCGGACCATTGAGCGGCTTGCCGGGTACATAGGCGCAATGCGGCGTTGGATGGGCCTCGATAGGCTTCGGATATGGCGGCTTGAAGCGGAACCCGCCGGGCACTTCAACCGAGCCGATGAGGATTTGCAGGAGGTGCAGCGCTCGGGCAGTCTGAAAGCCGTTCGAATGGGCCGAGATACCGCGCATCGCGTGGAAGGCGACTGGGCGGCCGATCATCTTCTCGTGCCGTTCGCCACGGAAATCGGTCCAGGTTTGCTCAATCACGACCGGTTGGTCGAAGGCCGCGCGGGCGATCTCGGCGGCGAGGCCCTTGATGCGGGAGGCCGGTATTCCGGTGCGCTCTGCCACCGCCTCGGGCGCGTAGTCGTCCGAGAGGTAACGCTCGGCAAGATGCTGAAAAACCGTACGGCAGCCTTCATGGCTCGCGCCCAGATCGGGCTTCACGGCCTTGCGGTCGAATGGCGTGGGTTTGCCCGTCCTCCGGTCGATGACCAGAAGCTTTCCGTCTTCGTCCCGGAGGAGAAGCCCCTTCCCCGGTCCCTCCGTCTCGTCCACGAGGCAGGGCGCGTTGGTCCAGCGCGCGAGGTAGTCGAGGTCGATTTTCCCGGCCTGCAGAAGTTCGTGAACGAGGGAGAGGATCAGGAGGCCGTCCGTACCCGGCGTGATCCCGTACCAGTCGTCGGCGACACCGTTGTATCCGGTGCGGATCGGGTTCACGCCGATCATCCGCGCGCCGCGTTTCTTCAGCTTTCCGATGCCGATCTTGATCGGGTTCGAGTCATGATCCTCGGCCACGCCAAAGAGGATGAACAACTTCGCGCGGTCCCAGTCCGGCTGACCGAATTCCCAAAACGCGCCGCCCATCGTGTAGATGCCGGCCGCCGCCATGTTGACAGAGCAGAAGCCGCCATGAGCCGCGTAGTTCGGCGTTCCGAAACCCTGGGCCCAGAAGCTGGTGAACGACTGCGACTGGTCGCGGCCGGTGAAGAAGGCGAGTTTCTCGGGGGCACGATCGCGAAGGGGTTTCAGCCACTCGACGGCGGTCTGTAGCGCCTCTTCCCAGCTGATCTCCTTGAACGCGCCGGAACCGCGCGGACCGACGCGCTTCAGGGGCGCGCGGAGCCGCGAAGGCGCGGTCACCTGCATGATGCCGGATGCCCCCTTGGCGCACAGCACGCCCTTGTTGACCGGGTGGTCTCGGTTGCCCTCGATATAGCTGACGTTGCCGGATTTCAGGTGCACGTTGATCCCGCAGCGGCAGGCGCACATGTAGCACGTCGTCCTCCGCACTTCGTCGGAGACCTTGGGAGATGTGTCCAGTGTCGGCTGCTGATAGCCCATTTCGTTTCCTAATCCTGCCCGCAATCGGAACGTTCGTTCCGATATGCTCGCATTGCAAGTCGTATGTACTGATCGGACCGCATCAGCACACGCCCTGCCCCAGAACGTTCAGAACCTCGCCCGCTATGTGGCGTTCCTCTTCGGCGGGGACGATCAGGATCGGGACCGCCGATCCACCCACCTCTAGCCGCGTCGTCCGGGCCTCATTCGCGTCCTGGTCGAGCGCGGCGCCCAGAAAGCTCAACCCCTGGCAGATCCGCGCCCGGACTTCCGCATCGTTTTCGCCGATACCGCCGGTGAAGGCGATGCAGTCGAGCCCGCCCATCGCCGCTATCATGGAGCCCGAGTGCCGCACTGCCCAGTAGCAGAAGTGATCGATGCCAAAGCGCGCTTCCTCGGTCCCCTCCGCGTGCAACGCGCGCATGTCCGACGCCCCGCCGAGTCCCTTGAGCCCGCTTTCGCGATTTAGGATCCGTGCCGCGCCGTCGATCCCGTGATCCTGCGCCATCCTGAGCACGGCGTTGCCGTCGATGGTGCCCGTGCGGGTACCCATCGTCAGCCCCTCGAGCGGCGAATAGCCCATCGTGGTCGCGACCGACCGGCCGTCGCGGATCGCCGCGAGCGACGCGCCGTTGCCGAGATGCAGGGCCAGCACGCGTTCCGGCAGGGCCGAGCCGAGCAGCGAGGAAAGCCGCGCCGTCAGGCTCGCATACGAAATGCCGTGAAAGCCGTAGCGGCGGATGCCCTTCGCTTCTTCGCCAGCAGGCAGCGCGTAGCGTTGCGCGACTTCGGGGTTGGTCGCGTGGAAGGCGGTGTCGAAACAGGCGACCTGCGGCAAGCGGGGCGCAAGACGCCCGAGCGCACGGATCGGCGCGAGGTTGTGCGGGTTGTGCAAGGGCGCAAGCGGGATGCAAGCCTCGATCGCGGCGAGCACATCGGCATCGACCCGGGCCGGCCGCGTCAGCGCCCGACCGCCGTGAACGACGCGGTGGCCCGCCGCGCCGAACCGTTCGACCGGATGGCCCGCGTCACGTATCGCCGCGAGAATCAGCGCCAACGCCGCGTCGTGGTCGGGCGCGTCGGCCTCCTCGTCGCGCGCCCCGAGCTTCAGCCGCGCCCTGCCGCCGATGCCCGAGACGGCGCCGTCCAGCACCTCGGTCAGGTCGGATGCGAAGAGCGCGACCTTGATCGACGAGGAGCCGGCATTGACGACGAGGATCATGCCGCACCCGCGACAATGGCGCCGAGTGCCGCCGAGGCGATGCGCGCGGGCGCGGCCTGCGACCGCGAGGTGAGCAGGATCGGCACGCGCGCACCCATCACCACGCCGCCCGCGCAAGCCCCCATCCCGAGCACCATGAGCTTGAAGAGCGCATTGCCGCTCGTGATGTTCGGCACCAGCATGATGTCGGCGTCGCCCGACACGTCGGAGACGTATCCCTTCACCTCGGCCGACGCGCGCGAGAAGATGAGGTCGAGCGCCATCGGCCCCTGCACCACCGCCTCCGGAAGCGCGTCTTTCGCCCAGCGGGCGATCTCGGCGGCTTCCTCGGTGTTGGGGATCGACGGGCTCACATCCTCCGACGGCGCGAGAAGCCCCGCCTTCGGTCGCGTCACACCCAGGATCTCGGCAAGCCGCACCGCTTGGGTCAGACAGGCCTGCCGGGTCCGCATGTCGGGGTCCACGTTCAGCGCGGCGTCGGTCACGAGAAGCGGCCGGTCCGACGTCGGCGCCGTGATGTGAAAGACATGGCCGCAGCGCGCCTCCTTATCGCGCAGCCCCGCCGCCGAGGGCAGAAGCGCCTTAAGGAAGGTCGTCGAGTGGATCTGCCCCTTCATGACCGCATCCGCCTCACCCTCCCGCGCCAGCCGCGCGGCTTCCGTCGCCGCCGTCTCGCGCGGCGCATGGATCAGCCGCAGGCCCCCGATATCCCAGCCGATCTCCTCCGCTGTCGCGGCGATCTTGACCCGGTCGCCGATCAGGATCGGCTCCGCGAGGCCGTGGTCGGCCGCCTCGCGGATGCCCTGGAGCGGGTGGATTGCGCCGGCGTTGACGAGCGCCACGCGCGGGCGCTTGCAGCTTCGCGCCTGGGCCAGAAGCCGTTCGGGGCAGTGCGGCTCGATTGGCGAAAGAAAAGGGAACGGGTCCCGCTGTTCAACTTTTGTCCTTGTCGCGCCGGCAGCGCGGGTATCGCGATGCATATTGGTGCCCTCCTCTGGCGCGGACATAACAGACCTCACATGACCGATCTGGCAAGGCCGAGCGTCGCGAGCGCGGTCAGGAGAAGGATCGTCGCCCGGCGGAAATCCTGCGGCGAGGCGGCGAGGAACCGCCGCCCGCCAAGCCAGACGCCGAGCGCGAGAAGCGGCAGCGCCGCGACGAAGATTGTGAGCGTGTCGCGGGTGACGAGGCCGTTCGCCCACATCACCGGCAGCGCCACGAGGTCGATCGCGGTGAGATAGGCGACCATCGTCGCGCGAAAGACGGGCGCCGGGATCGGTTGGGCCGCCATGAAGGCCGCCACCGGCAGCCCGCCAACCGCCGCGCCGTTGGCGACGCCCGAGGCGACGCCGACCGCGCCGTGACCCGCCGCGCCGAACGGACGCCGCAGCGTCCAGCCGGACAGGAGCACAAGGCTCATCGCGAGAATGAGCGCCGAGATGGCGAGCCGCGCAGGTTCTTCCCCCACCCGCGCCAAAAGCGTAACCGAGACAGGCATCGCCACCGCCGCGCCGGCGAGCATCGGCCAGATACGGCGCCAGTCGATCTGGGCTCGGATGCCGCGCGACTGGACGGCTGTCATCGCAATCTCGCACAGGATCACGACCGGCACGAGCAGGACCGGGTTGGTCAGGAGCGCCGAGAAGGCGACGACGAGCGCCGAGAAGCCGAAGCCCGAATAGCCCCGGACGAAGGCCGCGGCGAGAAAGGCGAGGCCGAGCGCCCCTGCCGCCCAAGGGGCGAGCCCGAGCGGCAGGGTCATCGCCTCAGACCCCCTGCTGCGGCCGCATGTCGGCGGCGTCGATCCCTGCGACCTCTACCGGCTTCTTCATCGCGTCGCGGCGGAAGGGCTCGCCCAGTTCCTGGTTGATGAGCGCCTCGATGAAGGTGGTCTTGCCGGCCTTCTGATCCTTCAGAGCCTGGTCGAGCGCGTCGGTCAGCTCATCCATCGTCTTGGCCTGAACGCCTTTCAGCCCGCAGGCCTTGGCGATGCCTGCGTAGCTAACGCCCTCGTCGAGCTCGGTGCCGACGAAATTGTCGGCGTACCAGAGCGTGGTGTTCCGCTTCTCCGCGCCCCACTGGTAGTTTCGGAAGACGACCATCGTGATCGCCGGCCATTCCTTGCGGCCGATCGCCACCATCTCGTTCATCGAGATGCCGAAGGCGCCGTCACCGGCGAAACCCACGACCGGCGTATCGGGGTTGCCGATCTTGGCGCCGACGATCGAGGGGAACCCATAGCCGCACGGGCCGAAGAGGCCGGGGGCCAGATACTTCCGGCCTTCCTCGAAGGACGGATAGGCATTGCCGATGGCGCAGTTGTTGCCGATGTCGGAAGAGATGATTGCCTCTTTCGGCAATGCGGACTGGAGCGCGCGCCACGCCATGCGCGGGCTCATCCAGTCGGGCTTGGCCTTGCGCGCCCGCTCGTTCCAGCTCGTGCCGGGATCGTCCTGTTCGTGATCCATCGAGGTGAGTTCCTGCGCCCAGGCTGACTTGGTCTTCGAAATCAGTTCCTTGCGCTCCTTTCTTCCCGCATCACCCGCATGGTCCCCCAATTGCGAGAGGATCGCCTCGGCCACCTTTTTCGCGTCACCGACGATGCCGACGGCGACGGGCTTCGTCAGGCCGATCCGGTCGGGGTTTATATCGACTTGGATCAACTTCGCCGTCTTCGGCCAGTAGTCGATCCCATAGCCCGGAAGCGTCGAGAAGGGATTGAGCCGCGTCCCGAGCGCCAGCACCACGTCGGCCTTCGAGATCAGCTCCATCGCCGCCTTCGAGCCGTTGTAGCCCAAGGGGCCAGCAAACAGGGGGTGCGAGCCTGGGAAGGCGTCATTGTGCTGGTAGTTGCAGCAGACCGGCGCGTCGAGCCTCTCGGCCAGCTTTTGCGACGCCGGTATCGCGCCGCCGAGCACTACCCCTGCGCCGTTCAGGATCACC encodes:
- a CDS encoding phosphate acyltransferase, with product MHRDTRAAGATRTKVEQRDPFPFLSPIEPHCPERLLAQARSCKRPRVALVNAGAIHPLQGIREAADHGLAEPILIGDRVKIAATAEEIGWDIGGLRLIHAPRETAATEAARLAREGEADAVMKGQIHSTTFLKALLPSAAGLRDKEARCGHVFHITAPTSDRPLLVTDAALNVDPDMRTRQACLTQAVRLAEILGVTRPKAGLLAPSEDVSPSIPNTEEAAEIARWAKDALPEAVVQGPMALDLIFSRASAEVKGYVSDVSGDADIMLVPNITSGNALFKLMVLGMGACAGGVVMGARVPILLTSRSQAAPARIASAALGAIVAGAA
- a CDS encoding sulfite exporter TauE/SafE family protein; protein product: MTLPLGLAPWAAGALGLAFLAAAFVRGYSGFGFSALVVAFSALLTNPVLLVPVVILCEIAMTAVQSRGIRAQIDWRRIWPMLAGAAVAMPVSVTLLARVGEEPARLAISALILAMSLVLLSGWTLRRPFGAAGHGAVGVASGVANGAAVGGLPVAAFMAAQPIPAPVFRATMVAYLTAIDLVALPVMWANGLVTRDTLTIFVAALPLLALGVWLGGRRFLAASPQDFRRATILLLTALATLGLARSVM
- the xsc gene encoding sulfoacetaldehyde acetyltransferase; translated protein: MKMTTEEAFVKVLQRHGIEHAFGIIGSAFMPISDYFPRAGITFWDVAHECNGGYMADGLTRTTGKMAMIIAQNGPGITNFVTAVKTAYWNHTPMLLVTPQAANKTIGQGGFQEVEQMAAFKDMVAYQEEVRDASRIAEVLNRVITKAKRLSAPVQINIPRDVWTQVIDIELPPIIDFELPAGGSDAIAQAAKLLSEAKFPVILNGAGVVLGGAIPASQKLAERLDAPVCCNYQHNDAFPGSHPLFAGPLGYNGSKAAMELISKADVVLALGTRLNPFSTLPGYGIDYWPKTAKLIQVDINPDRIGLTKPVAVGIVGDAKKVAEAILSQLGDHAGDAGRKERKELISKTKSAWAQELTSMDHEQDDPGTSWNERARKAKPDWMSPRMAWRALQSALPKEAIISSDIGNNCAIGNAYPSFEEGRKYLAPGLFGPCGYGFPSIVGAKIGNPDTPVVGFAGDGAFGISMNEMVAIGRKEWPAITMVVFRNYQWGAEKRNTTLWYADNFVGTELDEGVSYAGIAKACGLKGVQAKTMDELTDALDQALKDQKAGKTTFIEALINQELGEPFRRDAMKKPVEVAGIDAADMRPQQGV
- a CDS encoding molybdopterin oxidoreductase family protein, with protein sequence MGYQQPTLDTSPKVSDEVRRTTCYMCACRCGINVHLKSGNVSYIEGNRDHPVNKGVLCAKGASGIMQVTAPSRLRAPLKRVGPRGSGAFKEISWEEALQTAVEWLKPLRDRAPEKLAFFTGRDQSQSFTSFWAQGFGTPNYAAHGGFCSVNMAAAGIYTMGGAFWEFGQPDWDRAKLFILFGVAEDHDSNPIKIGIGKLKKRGARMIGVNPIRTGYNGVADDWYGITPGTDGLLILSLVHELLQAGKIDLDYLARWTNAPCLVDETEGPGKGLLLRDEDGKLLVIDRRTGKPTPFDRKAVKPDLGASHEGCRTVFQHLAERYLSDDYAPEAVAERTGIPASRIKGLAAEIARAAFDQPVVIEQTWTDFRGERHEKMIGRPVAFHAMRGISAHSNGFQTARALHLLQILIGSVEVPGGFRFKPPYPKPIEAHPTPHCAYVPGKPLNGPHLGFVQGPEHLALKEDGSPARIDKGFTWENPLSVHGLMHMVIPNAHAGDPYKIDTLLLYMANMSWNSSMNTGAVMKMLTDTDENGEYKVPRIIYSDAYASEMVTYADLILPDTTYLERHDCISLLDRPICEAEAAADAIRWPVVEPDREVRGFQSVLVELANRLQLPGFVDEEGRAKYRDYADYMVKHERRPGVGPLMGWRGTGDQTGRGAPNPDQLRRYIDNGGFCVEHIPDEATFFKPWNAAYQDWAVSMGFYDKPQPYLFSLWSEPLQKFRLAAEGHGERQPPDHLRERLKRRMDPLPIWYEPFSDEAGADYSVHALTQRPMAMYHSWGSQNAWLRQIHGVNPLYVPTKIWNEQDFNDGDWARVTSPTGEIVVPVAHMAALNDNTIWTWNAIGKRKGAWALDPDAPEATKAFLLNHLIHELLPEKGDGLRWSNSDPITGQAAWFDLRVRIEKADPPDEALPAFEAIPSPVPPARRNRP
- a CDS encoding acetate/propionate family kinase; the protein is MILVVNAGSSSIKVALFASDLTEVLDGAVSGIGGRARLKLGARDEEADAPDHDAALALILAAIRDAGHPVERFGAAGHRVVHGGRALTRPARVDADVLAAIEACIPLAPLHNPHNLAPIRALGRLAPRLPQVACFDTAFHATNPEVAQRYALPAGEEAKGIRRYGFHGISYASLTARLSSLLGSALPERVLALHLGNGASLAAIRDGRSVATTMGYSPLEGLTMGTRTGTIDGNAVLRMAQDHGIDGAARILNRESGLKGLGGASDMRALHAEGTEEARFGIDHFCYWAVRHSGSMIAAMGGLDCIAFTGGIGENDAEVRARICQGLSFLGAALDQDANEARTTRLEVGGSAVPILIVPAEEERHIAGEVLNVLGQGVC